A stretch of the Nakaseomyces glabratus chromosome L, complete sequence genome encodes the following:
- the STE4 gene encoding G protein subunit beta (CAGL0L02761g~Ortholog(s) have signal transducer activity, downstream of receptor activity) — protein sequence MNTIGTGNIISQYLNTSNNSSDELKVVVQEQIEKARNETKDLQNQIEKVKARKQDTNLLEMTASVPAITPGAINLKPVGILKGHTNKIADFRWSRDSKLILSASQDGFMIVWDSLTGLKRSAIPLDSQWVLTCALSPSGALAASAGLNNNCTIYRMPRGSAVQQNVTSIFKGHTGYISGVEFVSESRVVTSSGDMTCALWDIPKAKRVREYSDHLGDVLAISIPVTNLSKNNMFASCGSDGYTFIWDVRSPSAVQQFSIGSCDSNCLKFFPDGNSVAVGNDDGTISLFDLRADCTIALYSINDRGSPLQKENVFLNSNEYQSSSSSPKSPISLATNYFEDRGVISLDFSGSGRLMYSCYINLGCQVWDVLKGEVVYSLEGHGNRLAGVKCSPDGMAICTGSWDQTLKLWTPQYEKTKTH from the coding sequence ATGAATACTATTGGTACTGGTAATATCATTTCCCAGTATTTGAATACGTCCAATAACAGTAGTGATGAATTGAAAGTAGTGGTACAAGAGCAGATAGAAAAGGCCAGAAATGAAACCAAAGATCTCCAGAAccaaattgaaaaagtcAAGGCTAGGAAACAGGATACAAATTTGTTGGAAATGACGGCTAGTGTGCCGGCAATCACGCCTGGGGCAATCAACCTAAAACCTGTTGGCATTTTGAAAGGTCATACTAACAAAATTGCCGATTTCAGATGGAGTAGGGACTCTAAACTTATCTTGAGCGCGAGTCAGGATGGATTTATGATTGTATGGGATAGCTTGACGGGACTCAAGAGGAGCGCAATCCCTTTGGATTCACAATGGGTGTTGACATGTGCACTATCTCCAAGTGGGGCTCTTGCTGCAAGTGCTGGGCTTAACAATAATTGTACAATTTATAGAATGCCACGAGGTAGTGCTGTACAGCAGAATGTAACCTCAATATTCAAAGGTCATACTGGGTATATATCTGGTGTTGAATTTGTCTCTGAGTCCCGTGTGGTTACATCGAGTGGTGATATGACCTGTGCCCTGTGGGATATACCTAAAGCAAAGAGAGTTAGAGAGTATTCGGATCATTTAGGAGATGTTCTGGCAATATCAATCCCTGTTACCAATCTGAGCAAAAACAATATGTTTGCTTCTTGTGGTTCTGATGGATACACTTTTATCTGGGATGTCAGATCACCTTCAGCGGTACAGCAATTTTCAATTGGCAGTTGCGACTCCAATTGTCTGAAATTCTTTCCAGATGGAAATTCAGTTGCAGTGGGTAATGACGATGGTACcatatcattatttgatttgAGGGCTGATTGTACAATAGCATTGTATTCAATTAATGACCGGGGTTCCCCGCTTCAAAAGGAGAATGTGTTCTTGAACTCTAACGAGTATCAAAGCAGCAGTAGTTCCCCAAAATCACCCATTTCTTTGGCAACAAATTATTTCGAGGACCGAGGAGTGATATCACTTGATTTTAGTGGTTCTGGGCGTCTTATGTATTCTTGTTATATCAACCTTGGTTGCCAAGTTTGGGATGTTTTAAAGGGTGAGGTTGTATACAGTCTAGAAGGACATGGCAATAGGCTGGCTGGTGTCAAGTGTAGCCCCGATGGAATGGCCATTTGTACTGGTTCTTGGGATCAAACTTTAAAACTGTGGACCCCTCAGTATGAGAAAACAAAGACACATTAG
- the RPB10 gene encoding DNA-directed RNA polymerase core subunit RPB10 (CAGL0L02799g~Ortholog(s) have RNA polymerase I activity, RNA polymerase II activity, RNA polymerase III activity, RNA-directed 5'-3' RNA polymerase activity, zinc ion binding activity), with protein sequence MIVPVRCFSCGKVVGDKWESYLNMLQEDELDEGTALSRLGLKRYCCRRMILTHVDLIEKFLRYNPLEKRD encoded by the coding sequence ATGATTGTTCCAGTTAGATGTTTCTCTTGTGGGAAAGTTGTTGGTGACAAATGGGAGAGTTACTTGAACATGTTGCAAGAAGATGAGCTCGATGAAGGTACTGCTCTATCTCGTCTTGGTCTGAAGAGATACTGTTGTAGAAGAATGATTCTAACACATGTTGATTTGATTGAAAAGTTTTTGAGATACAACCCATTGGAAAAGAGAGATTGA
- the AIM41 gene encoding Aim41p (CAGL0L02717g~Ortholog(s) have mitochondrion localization), which produces MLRYSYTIAPRLRLVRYNSTIYNNVIGTLKKDLKEAMSTKDALKKTAIKSILSTIKNNEIDAKDKSLLDEYSLHDAFTKMVAQRNDSIKEFIANKRDDLAEKDKQEIEVINKYLKELPVSSAEDLKTKATEYLKQLQESEPNLQLKQLFGKVDWDALTKDWKASQKSIRTTIVSEFKNIFKS; this is translated from the coding sequence atgcTCAGATACAGTTATACAATTGCTCCACGTTTACGTTTAGTTAGATACAACAGTACTATCTACAATAATGTCATCGGcactttgaagaaagacCTTAAGGAGGCTATGTCCACTAAAGATGCCTTGAAGAAAACTGCTATCAAGAGCATACTGTCTACaatcaaaaacaatgaaataGATGCCAAGGACAAATCATTATTAGATGAGTATTCCTTGCATGATGCCTTTACAAAGATGGTTGCTCAACGAAATGATTCCATCAAGGAATTTATCGCCAACAAGAGAGATGATTTAGCTGAGAAGGataaacaagaaattgagGTTATaaacaaatatttgaaggAGTTGCCTGTCTCTTCTGCTGAGGATTTGAAAACTAAGGCCACTGAATACTTGAAACAATTACAAGAATCAGAACCAAACTTGCAGTTGAAACAGCTGTTTGGCAAGGTCGATTGGGATGCTCTAACCAAGGATTGGAAGGCTTCACAAAAGTCAATCAGAACTACCATTGTATCagaatttaaaaatatctttAAATCCTAG
- the RUD3 gene encoding Rud3p (CAGL0L02695g~Protein of unknown function) → MAKKKNNKKKAAPAAAPVAEQPAEVSEKEVEVEVPLERLDGAQDSEDDSRLEADKHEQNSEEVGSDKVDNEVEETRNDGAENSNTGNTDENIREELERVKTERDQVESQYQTLLSRLSSMKTIFSKMKESEAELEVVKEQLQEYENQNLNLKNKVSLLTKEKKELEETATTLNKELESLESEQESNDDKLKESQTRIKELEHQLEAKSEISKSESGRLKKENEQLNSQVQELLVVIDNNKQDLSASKEEIEDLKQNVENLENEKVKLQNAFNDMELQLDAVEKANKEQLDEKNLEINALRTQLDQAIEAKNAEISKMEELEKKLAAMKQDVTLKEKFEKESKEHASQIAKLRHETIVLNEHLTKALAMLKQSSDSESVDKELISNLLISFVSIPRADPRKFEVLELLSNFLNWDDDQKRQAGLIFTPGQDNNNGSKIPSRTESFVAMWTDFLERESEKK, encoded by the coding sequence ATGgctaagaagaagaataataagaagaaagctGCTCCTGCTGCAGCTCCTGTCGCTGAGCAGCCAGCCGAGGTAAGTGAGAAAGAAGTAGAGGTCGAAGTGCCATTGGAGAGATTAGATGGTGCACAGGACTCAGAAGATGATTCCAGATTAGAGGCGGATAAGCATGAACAAAACTCAGAGGAGGTTGGCTCTGATAAAGTAGACAATGAAGTAGAAGAAACGAGGAATGACGGTGCGGAGAATTCAAATACCGGCAATACTGACGAAAATATACGAGAGGAACTCGAGAGAGTGAAAACAGAGAGAGATCAAGTTGAGTCGCAATATCAAACTTTGCTGAGCCGTCTTTCATCTATGAAGACAATTTTTAGCAAAATGAAGGAATCCGAGGCTGAATTGGAAGTAGTTAAGGAACAACTTCAAGAATACGAGAACCAAAATCTGAACCTTAAGAATAAGGTAAGTTTGTTAACcaaggaaaagaaggagCTTGAAGAAACTGCCACAACATTAAATAAAGAGTTAGAATCGCTGGAGAGTGAACAGGAATCAAATGACGACAAGTTGAAGGAAAGTCAAACGAGAATAAAAGAACTGGAACATCAATTGGAAGCTAAGTCTGAAATATCGAAATCTGAATCTGGTAGACTAAAGAAGGAGAATGAACAACTGAATTCCCAAGTTCAAGAACTGCTGGTGGTaatagataataataaacagGATCTCTCAGCTTCAAAAGAGGAAATTGAAGACTTGAAGCAAAATGTAGAAAAccttgaaaatgaaaaggtgaaattacaaaatgCCTTTAACGATATGGAATTACAATTGGATGCCGTTGAGAAAGCAAATAAAGAACAACTCGACGAGAAAAATCTTGAAATTAACGCTTTGCGTACACAACTTGACCAAGCTATAGAAGCCAAGAACGCTGAGATTTCCAAGATGGAAGAACTAGAGAAAAAACTAGCAGCAATGAAGCAGGATGTAACATTGAAAGAGaagtttgaaaaagaaTCCAAAGAGCATGCTTCACAAATTGCGAAATTACGACACGAAACAATAGTGTTGAATGAACACTTGACAAAAGCACTTGCTATGCTAAAGCAATCCAGTGATTCTGAATCTGTTGATAAAGAGCTAATATCGAACTTGCTAATATCTTTTGTTTCCATCCCAAGAGCTGATCCAAGAAAGTTTGAGGTATTGGAACTACTATCCAACTTTTTGAACTGGGATGATGACCAGAAAAGACAAGCTGGTCTAATTTTTACTCCTGGTCAAGATAATAACAATGGCAGTAAAATACCTTCAAGAACCGAAAGTTTTGTTGCAATGTGGACAGACTTTCTAGAGAGAGAGAGCGAGAAGAAATAG
- the MGM1 gene encoding dynamin-related GTPase MGM1 (CAGL0L02783g~Ortholog(s) have role in mitochondrial fusion, mitochondrial genome maintenance), whose amino-acid sequence MLVRSLGSQVVRRQMGFSVLGGRPVQQLLLRRLFADAQTIGRFGPIQRMVFESIRFHHPKFTPFLIWNSKRNISIIPKIVGKVVRIPVYVGGGMAAAGSYIAYKLEEANTYTKDKLDRLKDFSDAVKDKLGGIWGQEGDGNSGNNNSDGTLPTATLIASLVDEDEEMNKKNRDEQEDDDDDDDEFDEVDNTQDEMLNLTKQMIEIRSILNKVDSASANLTLPSIVVIGSQSSGKSSVLESIVGREFLPKGSNMVTRRPIELTLVNTPNVQETTADFPSLRVYNMKDFREVKRMLTELNLAVPASEAVSEEPIQLTIKSAHVPDLSLVDLPGYIQVEAADQPMELKSKIRMLCDKYLAEPNIILAISAADVDLANSSALRASKVADPQGLRTIGVITKLDLVSAEEARKILTNRKYPLTMGYVGVITKSPTGSQFPGLFHDNANQGIGGMFGKKKANDDNNINKTEHGIGINQNLSRQFEKSYFKENKRVFTDCQVSTKRLREKLIKILEISMSNALEPTSTLIQQELDDTSYLFKVEFNDRQLTPKSYLLNNIDVLKLAIKEFQENFHRNELKSILKASLDQKILDFLASRYWKDDNLVELSNTNDKTNENEMMYWHKKLELASSGLTKIGIGRMSTMLVTNSILKELDNILQSTQLKNHELIKELVTNTAITVLNSKYYSTADQVENCIKPFKYEIDLDERDWSLAKKHSTQLIKEELRQCTERFEAIKNIVGSKKLQHVMSHLQQDPTKQETLGMSKLLLERGSEALFLDKRAQILNFRLKMLKNKCRSTSDKDKCPEVFLSAVSDKLASTAVLFLNVELLSDFFYNFPIELDKRLNQLGEEQIEMFAKEDPKISRHIELQKRKELLELALEKIDSILVFKKSYKAKRT is encoded by the coding sequence ATGCTGGTACGGTCATTGGGGTCGCAAGTTGTGCGAAGACAGATGGGGTTCAGTGTGCTCGGGGGAAGACCTGTGCAACAGTTATTGCTGCGGAGACTGTTTGCTGATGCACAAACTATAGGTAGATTTGGCCCCATTCAGAGGATGGTGTTTGAGTCGATACGGTTCCATCACCCTAAATTTACGCCGTTCCTGATTTGGAACAGCAAGAGGAATATATCTATTATTCCTAAGATTGTTGGGAAAGTAGTTCGTATACCCGTTTATGTCGGTGGTGGTATGGCAGCGGCTGGTAGCTATATTGCATATAAACTTGAAGAGGCAAATACGTATACGAAGGACAAACTAGACAGGCTCAAAGATTTCTCCGATGCCGTCAAGGATAAACTTGGAGGAATATGGGGCCAAGAAGGAGATGGTAACAGTGGCAATAACAATAGTGATGGTACTCTGCCTACTGCTACCCTAATAGCTTCTTTggttgatgaagatgaagaaatgaaCAAAAAGAACAGAGATGAACAGGAAGACGATGATGACGACgatgatgaatttgatgaagttgataaTACTCAGGATGAGATGCTTAATCtaacaaaacaaatgatTGAAATTAGATCTATACTAAATAAAGTTGACTCTGCATCAGCTAATTTGACTTTGCCTTCAATTGTTGTAATTGGATCACAATCATCGGGTAAGTCATCAGTACTCGAGTCCATTGTGGGTAGAGAATTCTTACCAAAAGGTAGTAATATGGTTACTAGAAGACCAATAGAACTCACTTTAGTTAACACACCAAATGTTCAGGAAACCACAGCTGATTTTCCGTCTCTACGGGTCTACAATATGAAGGACTTCAGAGAAGTCAAGAGAATGCTGACGGAATTGAACCTTGCTGTGCCTGCTTCAGAAGCTGTGTCGGAGGAACCCATTCAATTGACAATTAAATCCGCACATGTTCCTGATCTGTCGTTAGTGGATTTACCAGGTTACATTCAAGTCGAAGCTGCCGATCAACCTATGGAACTAAAGTCCAAAATTCGTATGCTTTGTGATAAATATCTAGCTGAAccaaatattatattagcGATCTCTGCTGCTGATGTAGACTTAGCCAATAGCTCTGCTCTCCGCGCATCAAAAGTTGCTGATCCCCAAGGTTTGAGAACAATTGGTGTTATAACAAAACTAGATTTAGTGTCTGCAGAGGAGGCAAGAAAAATCTTAACTAATAGAAAATATCCACTTACCATGGGCTATGTGGGGGTGATAACTAAATCTCCAACCGGTTCCCAATTCCCTGGACTGTTTCACGATAACGCCAATCAAGGGATTGGTGGTATGTTCggtaaaaagaaagcaaatgATGATAACAACATTAATAAAACTGAACATGGAATTGGCATAAATCAGAATCTATCTAgacaatttgaaaaaagcTACTTTAAGGAAAACAAGAGGGTATTCACCGACTGTCAAGTTTCTACGAAAAGATTAAGGGAAAAACTGATCAAGATATTGGAAATTTCTATGTCTAATGCTTTAGAACCTACCTCTACATTAATACAACAAGAACTAGATGATACATCATATCTTTTTAAAGTCGAGTTTAATGATAGACAATTGACCCCCAAATCTTACCTATTGAACAACATCGATGTCTTGAAGTTAGCTATTAAGGAGTTTCAGGAAAATTTCCACAGAAATGAACTCAAGTCTATATTAAAGGCTAGCTTAGACCAAAAAATACTGGATTTCCTCGCCTCAAGATATTGGAAAGATGATAATTTAGTTGAGTTATCTAACACAAATGATAAAACCAATGAAAACGAAATGATGTATTGGCATAAAAAACTTGAGCTAGCATCCTCAGGTCTAACAAAGATAGGTATTGGAAGGATGTCTACTATGCTGGTTACaaattcaattttgaaagaacTTGATAATATTCTACAATCCACACAACTGAAAAATCATGAGCTTATCAAAGAGCTGGTAACTAATACAGCTATAACTGTGCTCAACTCCAAATACTATTCAACTGCTGATCAAGTTGAGAATTGTATTAAGCCATTTAAATACGAGATTGATTTAGATGAGAGGGATTGGAGTTTGGCCAAAAAACACTCAACACAGCTCATTAAAGAAGAGCTTAGACAATGTACAGAGCGTTTTGAGGCAATTAAGAATATCGTCGGTAGTAAGAAATTACAACATGTAATGTCACACCTCCAACAAGATCCCACCAAGCAGGAAACTCTCGGGATGTCTAAACTACTACTTGAACGAGGGTCGGAGGCTCTGTTTTTGGATAAGAGGGCACAGATACTGAACTTCAGACTAAAGATGTTAAAGAACAAGTGTCGTTCAACAAGCGACAAGGATAAATGTCCTGAAGTTTTCCTGAGTGCTGTCAGTGATAAACTAGCATCCACAGCTGTACTATTTTTAAATGTCGAGCTTTTGAGTGATTTTTTCTATAACTTCCCTATCGAATTGGATAAGCGGTTGAACCAGCTAGGTGAAGAACAAATAGAAATGTTTGCGAAGGAAGATCCTAAGATTTCCAGACATATTGAATTGCAAAAACGCAAAGAGCTTTTGGAGCTGGCTTTGGAGAAGATAGACTCCATTCTTGTATTTAAGAAATCCTATAAAGCAAAGAGAACATAG
- the SAS5 gene encoding Sas5p (CAGL0L02739g~Ortholog(s) have histone acetyltransferase activity, role in chromatin silencing at telomere and SAS acetyltransferase complex, nuclear chromatin localization): MAFCTKSMGDNTIAITLRVKTQQSVLLDQQLEEGELPLRQWRVEVSMLDRNKDEVKADILSSVTYHLHPTFVKPRRKMKTPPFSLEEIGWGEFSMTLMCKFRHNGGVVKIQHELEFSEDAYIIDYSVNVPYLSEGPFYSLLARHFNVIPQNSVPVDNNIKQLPKWVKTLQLQDEDTINELLQRILSNAAVKNFVNKIPRHEEVVFCLGELPDELMNSLTEYMESTGDIK; this comes from the coding sequence ATGGCCTTTTGTACAAAGTCGATGGGTGACAATACTATCGCAATCACTCTAAGAGTGAAGACACAGCAATCAGTTCTTTTGGATcagcaattggaagaaggTGAGCTACCATTAAGGCAATGGAGAGTTGAAGTTTCCATGCTAGATAGGAATAAAGATGAAGTAAAAGCAGATATATTATCCTCAGTTACTTACCACCTCCATCCCACGTTTGTGAAACCcagaagaaagatgaaaacACCACCTTTTAGCTTAGAAGAAATAGGCTGGGGTGAATTTAGTATGACTTTGATGTGCAAATTTAGGCATAATGGCGGGGTTGTAAAAATTCAACATGAATTGGAATTTTCTGAAGATGCATACATAATAGATTACTCAGTCAATGTCCCTTATCTTAGTGAAGGTCCATTCTATTCTTTACTGGCACGACACTTTAATGTTATTCCCCAAAATTCAGTTCCAGtggataataatataaagcAACTCCCGAAATGGGTCAAGACTTTACAATTACAAGACGAGGATACAATAAATGAACTGTTACAAAGGATACTTAGTAATGCAGCTGTTAAGAATTTTGTTAACAAAATCCCACGACATGAGGAAGTGGTATTTTGTTTAGGAGAACTCCCAGACGAGTTAATGAATTCTCTGACTGAATATATGGAATCAACTGGCGATATAAAGTAA